The Planctomycetia bacterium genomic interval ATGCCAGATCGCCAGTCCGGCGCAGATGAGGACGGCAATGGCGCCGGCGATCCAGGCTAGCTTGCGAACGCTCATGCACCCCTATTGCTCCAGCGGTCGGCCGGCGCCCCGCTCCAAGGTGATCACTTGGTCTGCCTTACCCCCGGCAAACATTTCCGCCGTGCCGTCTGGCCAGACCACTTCGATCGCCGCGTACGCGGCGGCGTCTCCCAGGCCGAAATGGCAACGCGGATCATTGCTGCAGAGAAAGCTATAGCCGGGATTCACGTGCCGCGTGACCACCTTCTCGCCCTGCCGCAACGTAACTTCCGCGCCGTACGCGTCACGGTGCAGTAGGGAATCGACCACGCGCACTAACAACCAGTGTCCTCGCGCCGGATGCACGTTGCGGTAAATACCGGGCGGCTGATCGACGCGCGTGACGATCAGATCGAGCCCGCCGTCGTCATTCAAATCCGCCACGGCCAATCCGCGGGAGACCGCAGGTTCGCGGCAATATGCGGGATTCTGCGACGCGGCGTTCACGAAGTGCCCGTCGCCCGTATTGAGAAGTAACTGATTGGGTTCGGCGTAAGGGAGCCAGAATTCATTTGCATATCTCGCGGGCGAAGCGGGTGGCTTTGCCGCACGGGTGACACGCCCATTCACCAACATCAAATCGAGATCGCCATCGTTGTCGACGTCGGCCATCGCCGTGCCGAAGCCGGTGCTGCGCGACGCCGCGCCGATGAGTTTCGATGCGGCCGTGCGATCGAGAAAATACCCGCGCGGCTCCTGACGCCATAGCGTATGCGTTTCTTCGGTGAGGTGCGTGACATACAGATCGAACAAGTTGTCGCCGTCAACGTCCCCTACCGCAACGCCCATATTGGCTTCCGCTTTGCCCATCGCGTTGTAAGCCAGTCCTCGGGAAATCCCTTCCTCGACAAAACGGCCGTCCCGTTGATTGATCCACAGGTGATTCGGTTGACCATCGTTGGCAATGAACATATCCGGCCAGCGATCGCCGTCGAAATCCGCGCAAAATATGCCCAATCCCGGCCCGGGCGCTGCCGCCAGGCCGGAGCTAACGGTCACATCCTCAAAACGGACCTGGTCGTCCGGCTGAGCGCCACGATTTCGATAGAGCTTAGCCATGCGGCCGGGAAAGGCGTCCGGCCCGCAGAATTCCTCGCGGCTGCTGCCATCGGCGCACCAGCGCGAGGGGTCGTAGTTCATGTAATTGACGACCACCAAGTCGAGCCAGCCATCGCGATCGAAATCGAGAAACGCGGCGGACGTGCCCCAATACGGGTTTTCGATACCAGCGGCCGCCGTGATCTCTTCGAACTTTGGTTCGTCCCCCTCGGATCGATTGCGAAACAACCGGGCATGACCGTATTCCGTGAGCAGCAGGTCGACGCGGCCGTCGTTGTTCACGTCCCCTGCCGCAGCGCCCATCCCATAGCCGGCGACGTCCAACCCTGATCCTGAGCTGACATCGACGTATCGAAGGTCGGCGCCGAGGCGGTACAGGCGATTCGTATGCTTCGATTCCGCCCCGGAGTTCTGAATCAGATACAGATCGAGTAGCCCGTCGCCATTGTAGTCGAAGACCGCGGTCCCGGAACCAATGGTACGTGGCAAAGAGTATTGCTTGTGGGTATCTGCTCGATGTACGAAATCAACGCCCAGTTCCGGCCACTCGACGAAGATCGTTGGGGAATCTTCCTGCGTCGTTTCCTGTTCGTTCGCTAAGGCCGCCGTGCCGGAGCCGGACATCGATGGAGATTCGTTGCAACCGCAGAGAATAGCGGCCATGCACAGAAGAACGAAATAGCAACGATTGCAGATCATATGAGCGATGAAAATCGGCGAATGCCGGGGCGAACCACGCGCTTGCCGCGCAACGACGTGATGGCACCATCATACCAAAAAGCAACAGCCGCTTCCAATCGATTGACTGGAAGCGGCTGCCTTGAACTTCAAAACATCTGCCTGGGAACGAACTACCGACGACGGCGCCGAGCAAATACGCTCAGCCCAATCGCCGCCAACGCCATCGAACCCGGTTCGGGTACGGCATTGGCGCCTGGACCCGCACCGAAGTTGTT includes:
- a CDS encoding CRTAC1 family protein gives rise to the protein MSGSGTAALANEQETTQEDSPTIFVEWPELGVDFVHRADTHKQYSLPRTIGSGTAVFDYNGDGLLDLYLIQNSGAESKHTNRLYRLGADLRYVDVSSGSGLDVAGYGMGAAAGDVNNDGRVDLLLTEYGHARLFRNRSEGDEPKFEEITAAAGIENPYWGTSAAFLDFDRDGWLDLVVVNYMNYDPSRWCADGSSREEFCGPDAFPGRMAKLYRNRGAQPDDQVRFEDVTVSSGLAAAPGPGLGIFCADFDGDRWPDMFIANDGQPNHLWINQRDGRFVEEGISRGLAYNAMGKAEANMGVAVGDVDGDNLFDLYVTHLTEETHTLWRQEPRGYFLDRTAASKLIGAASRSTGFGTAMADVDNDGDLDLMLVNGRVTRAAKPPASPARYANEFWLPYAEPNQLLLNTGDGHFVNAASQNPAYCREPAVSRGLAVADLNDDGGLDLIVTRVDQPPGIYRNVHPARGHWLLVRVVDSLLHRDAYGAEVTLRQGEKVVTRHVNPGYSFLCSNDPRCHFGLGDAAAYAAIEVVWPDGTAEMFAGGKADQVITLERGAGRPLEQ